The Paracoccus albus region CGCGTGGCGGTTTGTCCGTCTCGCGACTCAATAAGCAAGCGAAAGCGGGGGCAATGGCCTTCACAAGGGACAAGCGAGCGAAAAGATCGGCGTCAGGGGCGGTAAGCATTAAGGCTGACGTCAGGCATGCCGTGCGCGCCCTGTGTCGTGCGCGGAACGATTTCAATATGCTGAACCTGCGGGAAACCGAAGAAACCTGTTCTTGCCGAGCGTATGGCGGCGAGTAGTCAGATAAGAACGACCGGGGCCTGCTGGCGCCAGAACACGAACTGAGGGACGATACGATGATCGGAACGGGGCATTTCTTGGTGGTGGGGGCGATCCTGTTCGTCACCGGCATCTTTGGCATTTTCGTGAACCGAAAGAACGTGATCGTCATCCTGATGTCGATCGAGCTTATGCTGCTGGCGGTCAACGTGAACTTCGTCGCCTTTTCTACACATCTCAACGATCTGGGCGGTCAGGTCTTCACCATGTTCGTGCTGACTGTCGCGGCAGCGGAAGCGGCGATTGGTCTGGCCATCCTTGTGGTGTTCTTCCGCAACCGCGGTACGATTGCCGTGGAAGATGTCAACGTGATGAAGGGCTGAGTCATGGAAAAGTTCATCCTCTTCGGTCCGCTCGTCGGCTCGCTGATTGCGGGTTTTGGTTGGCGCATCATCGGTGAAAAGGCAGCCCAGATCCTGACCACCGGCATCCTTTTCCTCGCCTGTCTGATGTCATGGATCGTCTTCATCGGCTTCGATGGTGTCACGCAGCACATTCCGGTTTTCGACTGGATCGTTTCGGGCGACTTCGTTTCCCGCTGGTCGATCCGTCTGGACCGGCTGACGGCGATCATGCTGATCGTTGTGACAACCGTCTCGGCGCTCGTCCATCTATATTCGATGGGCTATATGGCCCATGACGATAACTGGACCGAGGGCGAGCATTACAAAGCCCGCTTCTTTGCCTATCTGTCCTTCTTCACCTTCGCCATGCTGATGCTGGTGACCGCCGACAACCTGCTGCAGATGTTCTTCGGCTGGGAAGGCGTGGGCGTCGCGTCCTATCTGCT contains the following coding sequences:
- the nuoK gene encoding NADH-quinone oxidoreductase subunit NuoK; its protein translation is MIGTGHFLVVGAILFVTGIFGIFVNRKNVIVILMSIELMLLAVNVNFVAFSTHLNDLGGQVFTMFVLTVAAAEAAIGLAILVVFFRNRGTIAVEDVNVMKG